From one Bacillota bacterium genomic stretch:
- a CDS encoding AraC family transcriptional regulator, which translates to MLGRKISLGFFKNVSHYYHVYKISSSRVAEVPHHHDFFQICYVACGDIIHKQKNDEVHLVRGDAFIIPPNFTHSIISKNPNAEFYSLSFQEPLFYPGFSNTSANNFLMALKLDSVNKRHIDVRLRIRLDNLERVNMETLFECLLREFQLDLPRDNTMADSLIASILIVLSRAYFAEPGAQQQLSDINEYHESIMACIQYIDQNYMKPLTLPGLARKYALSKSTFGMLFPQIAGMSFKRYLNEKRIEHAVSLSAVESLSYYEIARLVGYKDTSTFYRNFVKVMGISPAEYRKQAQNTDSTDIRLSVGGG; encoded by the coding sequence ATGCTTGGCAGGAAGATATCGCTTGGTTTTTTCAAAAACGTCTCGCACTATTACCATGTGTATAAAATTAGTAGTAGCAGGGTCGCAGAGGTTCCTCATCACCACGATTTCTTTCAGATTTGCTACGTTGCTTGCGGTGATATTATCCACAAACAGAAAAATGATGAGGTGCATTTAGTTAGAGGAGATGCTTTCATAATTCCTCCTAACTTTACGCACAGCATCATATCAAAAAACCCAAACGCCGAATTCTACTCCCTGTCCTTTCAAGAACCGTTGTTCTATCCCGGCTTTTCCAATACCAGTGCCAATAACTTTCTGATGGCACTTAAGCTAGATTCTGTGAACAAGAGGCACATTGACGTACGTTTAAGGATTAGACTTGACAACCTTGAACGTGTTAACATGGAGACTCTGTTCGAATGTTTGCTACGCGAATTCCAATTAGATTTGCCTCGGGACAACACCATGGCAGACAGTCTCATTGCATCAATACTTATCGTTCTTTCCCGTGCTTATTTTGCCGAGCCTGGCGCACAACAACAGTTAAGCGATATCAACGAATATCATGAGTCTATTATGGCTTGCATCCAATACATCGATCAGAACTATATGAAGCCACTGACTTTGCCAGGTCTCGCACGAAAATATGCTCTTTCCAAATCGACCTTTGGGATGCTGTTTCCTCAAATCGCAGGGATGTCCTTTAAACGTTACCTTAACGAAAAAAGAATTGAACATGCTGTATCCTTATCGGCTGTTGAATCTCTTTCCTATTATGAGATCGCTAGATTGGTAGGGTACAAGGACACTTCTACCTTCTATCGTAATTTCGTAAAAGTCATGGGCATATCTCCCGCAGAGTACCGCAAGCAAGCGCAAAATACTGACAGCACCGATATAAGACTTTCAGTGGGAGGAGGTTAG
- a CDS encoding DUF1097 domain-containing protein codes for MSKKAMILWCIWIGLLDGIYCWVCTGLPNAGFMWVAFVSLPIFFCGGAEYKTFPTYFCSATSGVLWGLLSLWALGLTGIADPGINMLVTLTPIVAILCIVHMVWFPNTVLGHAPMVFGGFASCFGTGGQNSVWVIITLALGLVLGVLITEGGKIITKVVDKPAADEPTVTT; via the coding sequence ATGAGTAAAAAAGCAATGATTCTTTGGTGTATCTGGATTGGTCTTCTAGATGGTATTTACTGTTGGGTATGTACTGGCCTCCCCAATGCGGGCTTTATGTGGGTAGCGTTTGTTTCTCTGCCGATTTTCTTCTGCGGCGGAGCAGAGTATAAAACATTTCCAACCTACTTTTGTTCGGCCACCAGCGGTGTCTTATGGGGCTTGCTCAGTTTGTGGGCTCTTGGCCTTACCGGCATCGCTGACCCCGGTATTAACATGCTAGTGACCCTAACTCCTATAGTCGCAATTCTCTGCATTGTTCATATGGTATGGTTCCCGAATACGGTACTCGGGCATGCTCCGATGGTATTTGGTGGCTTTGCATCTTGCTTCGGTACCGGGGGACAAAACAGTGTCTGGGTCATAATCACTTTAGCCCTGGGTTTGGTTTTGGGAGTCCTAATCACAGAGGGCGGGAAAATCATAACTAAAGTTGTTGATAAACCTGCAGCTGATGAACCTACAGTAACCACATAG
- a CDS encoding amidohydrolase yields MNIPELNSLISQEYLTNIRRKLHMYPEVGFDLPKTIALVKSELDAMGVQHTEKYGKSSVVATINEHKENFTIGIRADMDALPIQEKNDVPYKSRHDGKMHACGHDAHTAILLGTVKALNQIKDEIDCRVMFLFQPSEEGARSGAKLMVEDGVMDNIDIIIACHTDNAYPVGKVGFINGPALASNRVFEIEISGKTAHAVMPHTGIDAIAVAHRIYGDIHLMLAREMDPFALYAFNIGTIQGGTAVNVVAAQAKMTGTLRTHCDEVDAYVAKRMEDIVTNVAREVGATTRVVTKKTLPPVYNDEKINKRLMDAAAKVVGRENVFFMEKPKMSSEDFSMYLTKKPGVFFRICTRNEDKGFTGMPHNSDWQIDEDALPIGVKVFTQFVIDNMGGLEREAK; encoded by the coding sequence ATGAACATTCCGGAGCTGAACTCTCTGATAAGCCAAGAATATTTGACAAATATCAGAAGAAAGCTGCATATGTATCCCGAAGTTGGCTTTGACCTTCCCAAAACCATAGCGCTGGTGAAATCAGAGCTCGATGCCATGGGCGTACAACACACTGAAAAGTACGGTAAGAGTAGTGTGGTAGCCACAATTAATGAACATAAGGAGAACTTTACCATTGGGATCCGAGCAGACATGGATGCATTGCCCATTCAAGAAAAAAATGACGTACCGTACAAATCCCGTCACGACGGTAAAATGCATGCCTGCGGACACGATGCGCACACAGCGATTTTGCTGGGAACGGTGAAGGCTCTTAACCAAATTAAGGATGAAATTGACTGCCGTGTAATGTTCCTGTTCCAACCCAGTGAAGAGGGAGCCCGTAGTGGTGCCAAGCTCATGGTTGAGGACGGTGTTATGGATAACATCGACATCATTATCGCCTGCCACACTGATAACGCCTACCCAGTCGGAAAGGTAGGGTTTATCAATGGCCCCGCTTTGGCCTCTAATCGGGTGTTTGAAATAGAAATCAGCGGTAAAACGGCTCATGCAGTGATGCCTCATACCGGCATCGATGCTATCGCCGTGGCACATAGAATATACGGTGATATTCACCTTATGCTGGCCAGGGAGATGGATCCGTTCGCCCTATACGCATTTAACATCGGTACAATTCAGGGAGGTACGGCGGTGAACGTGGTCGCAGCACAGGCAAAAATGACCGGAACGCTGCGCACACATTGTGACGAGGTCGATGCGTATGTCGCCAAACGGATGGAGGATATCGTTACCAACGTAGCTAGGGAGGTAGGTGCGACGACACGCGTTGTAACAAAGAAAACGTTGCCACCGGTATATAACGACGAAAAAATCAATAAGCGGCTTATGGACGCGGCGGCCAAGGTTGTGGGGCGCGAAAATGTGTTTTTTATGGAGAAACCAAAGATGAGTTCCGAGGACTTTTCTATGTATCTTACCAAGAAGCCGGGTGTGTTTTTCCGGATTTGCACCAGAAATGAAGATAAGGGCTTTACAGGGATGCCACATAACAGTGACTGGCAGATTGACGAGGATGCCTTACCAATAGGAGTTAAGGTTTTCACTCAATTTGTTATTGACAATATGGGAGGACTGGAGAGAGAAGCTAAATGA
- a CDS encoding DUF1446 domain-containing protein, with the protein MKTMKLLSPTGIIGYGFPEDSLRAGLALKPDLIAADAGSTDPGPYYLGSGTPFTTATAVKRDLTLLIRAACELNIPLIVGSAGGSGGRPHLERETKIVLEIAKEHNLTFKLATISAELDKDFLVRQLMHGKISPVGVAPAIDYKDILDSTRVVAQMGIEPIISALDEGAQVVLCGRCYDPAVFAAPAVRAGFSKALATHLGKILECAAIAAVPGSGSDCMMGYLGEDYFMIEPLSPARRCTVISVAVHTLYEKSNPYLLPGPGGVLDVSGCTFTQQTERRVKVTGSKYVEDAKKTVKLEGARPIGYRTISICGNRDSVFISQIDTILEAVRARIAANLSGSDFEFHLDFIVYGKNGVMGEFEPNETTNSHEIGIIIDVVADTQEQANTVCSVARSTLLHHGYEGRLATAGNLAFPYSPSDIPVGAVYNFSVYSLLETDEPEKVFKRTHYNIAGGEVK; encoded by the coding sequence GTGAAAACAATGAAGTTACTTTCTCCAACGGGCATTATCGGATATGGTTTTCCGGAGGACTCACTTAGAGCGGGGCTAGCACTAAAGCCAGATTTGATCGCGGCCGATGCTGGCTCGACGGACCCAGGGCCGTATTATCTCGGCAGCGGCACTCCTTTTACCACCGCGACGGCGGTTAAGCGCGATCTGACGTTGTTGATAAGAGCGGCTTGTGAGCTAAACATCCCGTTGATCGTTGGCTCGGCAGGCGGTTCGGGCGGAAGGCCGCATCTTGAAAGGGAGACAAAGATTGTCTTGGAGATTGCTAAGGAGCACAACTTGACTTTCAAACTCGCTACCATTTCGGCCGAATTGGACAAGGACTTCCTTGTCCGGCAACTTATGCACGGGAAGATTTCCCCGGTGGGGGTAGCACCCGCAATTGACTACAAGGATATCTTGGACAGCACGCGGGTTGTGGCACAGATGGGTATTGAGCCTATCATAAGTGCACTCGATGAAGGTGCACAGGTGGTGCTTTGTGGACGTTGTTACGATCCTGCTGTCTTTGCAGCTCCGGCCGTACGGGCAGGTTTTTCTAAAGCCTTGGCAACACACCTGGGCAAAATACTCGAATGTGCGGCCATTGCTGCTGTACCGGGAAGTGGTTCAGATTGCATGATGGGATACTTAGGCGAGGATTATTTCATGATAGAACCCCTCAGCCCTGCACGCAGATGCACTGTTATCTCAGTTGCAGTGCATACACTGTACGAAAAATCGAATCCGTATCTTTTACCCGGCCCCGGCGGCGTGCTAGATGTGTCGGGGTGTACTTTTACTCAGCAGACAGAACGCCGTGTTAAGGTGACAGGGAGCAAATATGTTGAGGATGCCAAGAAAACGGTAAAACTGGAGGGTGCTAGACCTATTGGTTATCGTACGATATCCATTTGTGGTAACCGCGATTCGGTTTTCATCTCGCAGATCGACACCATATTGGAGGCTGTACGTGCACGCATCGCTGCCAACCTCTCCGGCTCCGACTTTGAATTCCATTTAGACTTTATTGTTTACGGCAAAAATGGCGTGATGGGAGAATTTGAACCGAACGAAACAACAAACTCGCATGAAATCGGTATTATTATTGACGTGGTAGCTGACACACAGGAACAGGCAAACACTGTCTGTTCGGTCGCACGTTCTACACTTCTGCACCATGGGTATGAGGGGCGACTGGCCACAGCGGGTAACCTAGCGTTCCCGTATTCTCCATCCGACATTCCCGTCGGAGCAGTATACAACTTCTCAGTTTACAGTCTGCTTGAGACAGATGAACCCGAAAAAGTGTTCAAAAGAACCCATTACAACATTGCGGGGGGTGAGGTCAAATGA
- a CDS encoding Vitamin B12 dependent methionine synthase activation protein — protein sequence MNINHAEVLHYLGYKGQQADENTTRLIDECLDEIDGLAQRKYVYEFFTVTREEGSIALKDSILTFPGRDIKRHLQHSGRCALMAVTLGLKVDQRIAFYSRLDLSRGIVLDACASAAIEALCDQVEAKIRARAGREGLYITSRYSPGYGDFPLEMQQGIMAVLDAYRKIGLSVTERSLLIPRKSVTAVIGLQGNPPDQNCTYSKCEACANLDCELRRDGKGCDKRN from the coding sequence ATGAACATCAATCACGCTGAAGTCTTACATTATTTGGGGTACAAGGGCCAACAGGCCGACGAAAACACCACTAGACTAATTGACGAGTGTCTGGATGAAATTGATGGCCTGGCTCAGAGAAAATACGTCTATGAGTTTTTTACTGTAACAAGAGAAGAAGGGTCAATCGCACTCAAAGACAGCATTTTAACCTTTCCCGGTCGAGATATTAAGAGGCATTTACAGCACTCTGGGCGCTGTGCGCTTATGGCTGTTACCTTAGGTCTTAAAGTTGATCAAAGAATTGCCTTTTATTCTAGACTGGATTTATCCAGAGGCATTGTGCTGGATGCCTGTGCGTCCGCCGCTATTGAAGCTTTGTGCGATCAAGTCGAAGCTAAAATCAGAGCCAGGGCCGGCCGAGAAGGCCTCTACATAACTTCCCGTTACAGCCCTGGCTATGGCGATTTTCCATTAGAGATGCAGCAGGGTATCATGGCTGTGTTAGATGCTTACCGAAAGATTGGGCTTTCGGTGACGGAGAGATCGCTTCTCATTCCTCGAAAATCGGTCACGGCTGTGATCGGCTTACAGGGAAACCCTCCGGACCAAAATTGTACTTACAGCAAATGTGAAGCCTGTGCGAACCTAGATTGTGAGCTTAGAAGGGACGGAAAAGGCTGTGACAAGAGAAATTGA
- a CDS encoding DUF4387 domain-containing protein, which translates to MIIRLRDVAAVIRSKNSGPYELTLDVIFKEEDMFDKVVKGKIINPDLIADLYKLDPAHVLSIIEFAPALAIKVTMVRPIGSGGIGERDVYGAQQHAPLMDLVFEDKNDRRMEAVK; encoded by the coding sequence ATGATAATCAGGCTTCGTGATGTGGCAGCCGTTATTCGATCAAAAAATTCGGGTCCTTACGAGCTAACGCTGGATGTGATTTTTAAAGAAGAAGATATGTTTGATAAAGTTGTCAAGGGAAAAATCATAAATCCAGATCTAATTGCCGACCTATATAAGTTGGACCCGGCGCATGTACTCAGTATTATCGAATTTGCGCCTGCCCTGGCTATCAAGGTGACCATGGTACGCCCCATTGGTTCTGGTGGTATAGGCGAGCGCGATGTTTACGGTGCGCAGCAGCATGCACCGCTTATGGATCTAGTCTTCGAAGATAAAAACGACAGAAGAATGGAGGCCGTCAAATGA
- the metF gene encoding methylenetetrahydrofolate reductase [NAD(P)H] has translation MRIKYLFNRCKPVLSVEVFPPKPESPLDGVISTIEAVQDLNPDFISVTYGAGGSSRDYTVEIADRVKNKYGIETLAHLTCVGTGKDEIDDILARLQSKNIENILALRGDMPQDGVAVKFDYTYAKDLITHIKSDGGFCIGAACYPEGHIECESLDLDLKHLKQKVSSGADFLITQLFFDNELFYSFKERLDALEIQCPVSAGIMPVINKKQIERITNLCGATMSPRLRKIMATYDDEPEALKEAGIAYATEQIIDLLSSGVDGIHLYAMNRPEVARRIFAAIEDVRGNCDHEHQSR, from the coding sequence ATGCGCATTAAATACTTGTTCAACCGCTGTAAACCGGTGCTATCGGTGGAAGTCTTTCCGCCGAAACCGGAGTCGCCGCTAGATGGTGTTATCTCCACCATTGAGGCTGTACAAGATCTAAATCCGGATTTTATCAGTGTAACCTATGGCGCTGGCGGCAGCAGCAGGGACTATACGGTAGAAATAGCCGACCGAGTAAAAAACAAGTACGGGATAGAAACCCTGGCTCATCTTACTTGCGTCGGCACTGGCAAAGACGAAATTGATGACATTCTGGCCCGGCTACAGTCAAAAAACATTGAAAACATCCTGGCCTTAAGAGGCGATATGCCCCAAGATGGGGTTGCTGTTAAGTTTGATTACACTTATGCCAAGGATCTGATCACCCACATAAAATCAGACGGCGGTTTTTGTATCGGTGCCGCCTGTTATCCGGAAGGGCATATAGAGTGCGAGAGCTTGGACCTGGATCTTAAACATTTGAAACAAAAAGTAAGCTCGGGAGCGGACTTTCTCATCACCCAGCTGTTTTTTGACAATGAATTGTTTTATAGCTTCAAGGAGCGGCTAGATGCTTTAGAGATCCAGTGTCCGGTTTCAGCCGGGATCATGCCGGTGATCAATAAAAAGCAGATTGAGCGCATCACCAATCTTTGCGGTGCCACCATGTCACCGCGATTAAGAAAGATCATGGCCACCTACGATGATGAACCTGAAGCTTTGAAGGAAGCGGGTATCGCTTATGCTACGGAGCAAATAATAGATTTGCTTTCTTCCGGGGTGGATGGCATTCATCTTTATGCCATGAATCGTCCGGAGGTAGCTCGGAGAATTTTCGCCGCTATTGAAGATGTTAGGGGAAACTGTGATCATGAACATCAATCACGCTGA
- a CDS encoding D-aminoacylase, translating to MKYEIIIRNGKIVDGTGSPWYTGDVAVDGGRIVKIGNLQSDLAAREIDASGKIVSPGFIDTHTHYDLVPFEFAEFLYPLAEDKLLQGVTTVITGCCGNSMAPVTNENKGAWLKRRTSRNIERHEEAHWNSFAEYFSELEKRPLGINFASYVGHTTIRFNVLGLSDQKPTRADMEHMKELLRQSLKEGAIGLSSGLIYAPAVFSEHSELVELASVLSEFNAPFASHLRNEENNWIEATKEMIEIVDKNHIPGQIHHVKIMHQKNSEALVREFMDIVYETRERGVDITFDLYPYDAVCIGMEALLLPAWVREGNERAMIARLTDPTLHDRIIEDICRFRRYERYEDMLAGCEKMLVVIAKNNEHLVGKNLCEISSELNMSPLDCAIKIMVESDITAMVVNFAMHPNDISTFVRSPLTMIGSDSVPVKAGWGAHPRNSGTFPRVIRKYVREDNVITLENAVYKMTGFPATRFQFSNRGLIKEEFYADITIFDKNEICDTATYVEPLNTPKGVEYVLVNGCIAVAEGKITGNTGGRILRRGEP from the coding sequence ATGAAGTATGAAATCATCATCAGAAATGGGAAAATCGTAGATGGCACCGGATCCCCATGGTACACGGGAGATGTGGCAGTAGATGGTGGAAGGATTGTCAAAATCGGCAATTTGCAGTCTGATTTAGCGGCGAGAGAGATTGACGCCAGTGGAAAAATCGTAAGTCCAGGGTTCATCGACACACATACGCATTATGATCTGGTGCCTTTTGAGTTTGCAGAGTTTCTATATCCCCTTGCAGAAGACAAGCTGCTACAAGGAGTAACGACGGTAATCACCGGTTGTTGCGGAAACTCCATGGCTCCGGTTACGAACGAGAACAAAGGCGCATGGCTAAAACGAAGAACTTCAAGAAACATAGAGCGTCATGAAGAAGCACATTGGAACAGCTTTGCGGAATACTTTTCGGAACTGGAGAAGCGACCGCTGGGAATTAATTTTGCCTCATATGTCGGACATACAACCATTCGTTTTAACGTGTTGGGACTTTCGGATCAGAAACCGACCAGAGCAGATATGGAGCATATGAAAGAGCTACTGCGCCAGTCCCTGAAGGAAGGCGCAATTGGCCTGAGCTCCGGTCTCATCTATGCGCCGGCTGTTTTTTCGGAACACAGCGAATTAGTGGAGCTAGCCTCGGTATTGTCCGAGTTTAATGCACCATTTGCCAGCCATCTGAGAAACGAAGAGAATAACTGGATTGAAGCGACTAAAGAAATGATAGAGATCGTAGACAAAAACCATATCCCGGGTCAGATACATCACGTCAAAATAATGCATCAGAAGAATTCAGAGGCTCTTGTCAGAGAATTTATGGATATAGTCTACGAGACCCGCGAACGTGGGGTGGATATTACATTCGATCTTTACCCCTATGATGCAGTTTGCATTGGGATGGAGGCGCTTCTGTTGCCAGCATGGGTCAGGGAAGGTAATGAGCGAGCTATGATTGCCAGACTTACTGACCCTACTTTACATGACAGAATTATTGAGGATATTTGCCGGTTCAGAAGATATGAGAGATATGAAGATATGCTCGCCGGCTGTGAAAAAATGCTGGTTGTGATTGCAAAGAACAATGAGCATCTGGTGGGCAAGAATCTATGCGAAATTAGCAGCGAGTTAAATATGTCACCGCTGGATTGTGCCATTAAAATCATGGTGGAATCTGACATAACAGCAATGGTAGTTAACTTTGCTATGCACCCTAATGACATAAGTACTTTTGTGAGAAGCCCTCTTACCATGATTGGTTCGGATTCGGTGCCGGTAAAGGCGGGGTGGGGTGCCCATCCACGTAACAGCGGTACGTTTCCGCGTGTCATCAGAAAGTACGTAAGGGAAGACAATGTAATTACTTTGGAAAATGCTGTTTATAAAATGACCGGTTTTCCTGCAACTCGTTTTCAATTTAGTAACCGGGGCCTTATTAAAGAAGAATTCTATGCAGACATCACCATATTTGATAAAAACGAAATATGTGATACCGCAACATACGTGGAGCCACTCAATACACCCAAAGGTGTTGAATACGTGCTGGTAAATGGTTGCATTGCAGTGGCGGAAGGCAAGATAACTGGAAATACAGGCGGTCGTATATTAAGAAGGGGGGAGCCATAG
- a CDS encoding dihydropteroate synthase — MTREIDFSRFLLFDGGMGTMLQTQGLKTGELPESYNLLHPEIIEHIHGGYLAAGADIITTNTFGANRYKLSQYGYNVDEIVTGAVQIARRAAKEKLVALDIGPSGQLMQPYGTLSFDQAYSTFAEQVIAGAEAGADLILIETMSDVYEAKAAILAAQENSDLPVIATMTFQPNGRTLTGTDPLTMVNIVQGLGVKALGLNCSLGPKEVLPLIEEILKYAKVPVMAQPNAGLPKVVLGKTVFNVGPEEFAHYAKIMAQMGVTILGGCCGTNPNHIKAIKKELAGLRPVERKIEKITAVSSFADTVVIGSGVTIIGERINPTGKKQLKEALRRGDSDYILHQAINQRDAGAHILDVNVGLPEIDEKAVMVDIIEELQSIVSLPLQIDSARAEVIEAAARRYNGKPLINSVSGKQQEMEALFPLVKKYGAAAVCLTLDEDGIPAKAEERLQIAAKIVKTAQQYGIDKEDLIIDCLVLTASAQQSQVKETIKAVALVKEQLGVKTTLGVSNVSFGLPERRLLNRTFLAAALAARLDAPILDPLDEDMAETVRAFGVLWGHDQDAADYIAAYGGVEKRPAPSAEPSEMDLRTAIINGIREEAPAKTKELLQQLSPLAIVDQYLIPALDIVGRRYEQGEIFLPQLIQSAETVKKAFGVIKQHLVENQGASTAVDKGKILLATVRGDIHDIGKNIVKILLENYGFQVIDLGKDVPEEDIVRQVKEHKINLVGLSALMTTTVRSMENTIRALKEEGLPCKVMVGGAVLNSEYAQLIGADYYGRDARAAVKIAQGFFG; from the coding sequence GTGACAAGAGAAATTGATTTTTCCCGGTTCCTGCTGTTTGACGGTGGCATGGGTACCATGCTTCAAACCCAGGGACTCAAAACCGGTGAACTGCCGGAAAGCTATAATCTACTGCACCCGGAGATTATCGAGCACATCCATGGGGGGTACCTGGCCGCCGGGGCAGACATTATTACCACCAATACCTTTGGTGCTAACCGCTACAAGCTTAGCCAATATGGCTATAATGTTGACGAAATTGTAACCGGTGCTGTTCAAATTGCCCGCCGGGCGGCCAAAGAAAAGCTGGTGGCGCTGGATATAGGGCCCAGCGGACAGTTGATGCAGCCCTATGGGACCCTGTCTTTTGATCAGGCTTACAGCACATTTGCCGAGCAAGTCATTGCTGGAGCTGAGGCCGGGGCCGATCTGATTCTAATTGAAACCATGTCCGATGTTTACGAGGCCAAAGCTGCCATTTTAGCCGCCCAAGAAAACAGCGATCTGCCGGTGATTGCCACCATGACTTTTCAGCCGAATGGGAGAACCCTGACCGGAACGGATCCTCTCACCATGGTCAATATCGTCCAAGGGTTGGGGGTTAAAGCCCTGGGGCTCAATTGTTCTCTGGGACCGAAGGAAGTATTGCCTTTAATCGAAGAAATCCTTAAGTATGCCAAAGTACCGGTGATGGCTCAGCCCAATGCCGGCCTGCCTAAAGTAGTCCTGGGGAAGACTGTCTTTAATGTGGGGCCGGAGGAGTTTGCCCACTATGCCAAGATTATGGCCCAGATGGGTGTTACCATCCTGGGCGGCTGCTGCGGTACCAATCCCAACCACATCAAGGCGATCAAGAAAGAATTGGCCGGCTTAAGACCGGTAGAGCGTAAAATCGAAAAGATAACAGCAGTGAGCTCATTTGCCGATACAGTAGTGATCGGAAGCGGTGTTACCATTATCGGCGAAAGAATCAACCCCACTGGCAAGAAACAGCTCAAAGAAGCCTTGAGGCGCGGCGACAGCGACTACATATTGCACCAGGCCATAAACCAACGGGACGCCGGGGCCCATATTCTTGATGTGAACGTGGGGCTGCCGGAAATAGATGAAAAAGCTGTTATGGTAGATATTATTGAAGAGCTTCAGAGCATAGTAAGCTTGCCGCTTCAGATCGACAGCGCCCGAGCGGAGGTGATCGAAGCTGCCGCTCGGAGGTACAACGGCAAGCCCCTGATTAATTCCGTGAGTGGGAAGCAACAAGAAATGGAAGCGCTATTTCCCCTTGTCAAGAAATATGGGGCGGCTGCAGTCTGTCTAACCTTAGATGAGGACGGGATCCCGGCCAAAGCCGAAGAACGACTCCAAATCGCCGCTAAAATAGTGAAGACGGCGCAGCAGTATGGCATAGATAAGGAAGACCTAATTATCGATTGTCTGGTGCTTACCGCTTCGGCTCAGCAAAGCCAAGTCAAAGAGACGATAAAGGCCGTAGCCCTGGTGAAAGAGCAGCTGGGGGTAAAAACCACCCTAGGGGTAAGTAATGTTTCCTTTGGCTTGCCGGAACGAAGACTGCTCAATCGGACTTTCTTGGCGGCTGCTTTGGCTGCTAGGCTGGATGCGCCTATTCTAGATCCCTTGGATGAAGACATGGCTGAAACCGTCCGCGCCTTTGGTGTGCTCTGGGGCCATGACCAGGATGCCGCCGATTATATCGCTGCCTATGGGGGAGTCGAGAAGAGGCCCGCTCCTTCGGCTGAGCCCTCGGAAATGGATTTGAGAACAGCAATCATCAACGGGATCAGAGAAGAAGCTCCTGCCAAAACAAAGGAATTGCTGCAGCAGTTAAGCCCATTGGCAATCGTGGATCAATATCTAATCCCAGCCCTAGATATCGTCGGCCGCCGGTACGAACAGGGGGAGATCTTTCTTCCTCAGCTGATACAATCGGCCGAAACAGTAAAAAAGGCCTTTGGCGTAATCAAACAGCACCTGGTGGAAAATCAGGGAGCCAGCACAGCCGTGGATAAAGGCAAAATCCTGCTGGCCACCGTCCGCGGCGACATCCACGATATCGGGAAGAATATTGTCAAGATCTTGCTGGAGAACTACGGCTTTCAAGTTATCGATCTCGGTAAGGACGTCCCAGAAGAGGACATTGTCCGGCAAGTAAAAGAGCACAAGATTAATCTGGTCGGTTTGAGCGCCCTTATGACCACCACCGTCCGCAGCATGGAAAACACCATCCGAGCCTTAAAAGAGGAAGGCTTGCCTTGCAAGGTCATGGTGGGCGGAGCCGTTCTAAACAGCGAATATGCCCAACTGATCGGTGCCGACTATTACGGCCGAGACGCCCGCGCAGCCGTAAAAATTGCCCAGGGATTCTTTGGCTAA